The following coding sequences are from one Triticum aestivum cultivar Chinese Spring chromosome 5A, IWGSC CS RefSeq v2.1, whole genome shotgun sequence window:
- the LOC123105970 gene encoding ALA-interacting subunit 1 — protein sequence MRRKARVGWAGGARWWRATAAELLPSPAAAVTPKPSQSSLPCGLPSPPSPSAVHHPDPNPAPSSTSASHLPRRAGDPGLLSSAMYPLEMEGNSNPKTTNKPKYSKFTQQELPACKPLLTPEIVIAAFALIGALFVPIGLASLHASRQVVELVHRYDASCVPVDDKVGFIQNSRTDKTCTVTMTVPKYMKSPIHVYYLIDGFYQNHRRYVRSRSDKQLRYKSAAHLTSDCVPEGETADHAPIVPCGLVAWSLFNDTYTVRVNGVVTQVNKKDIAWKSDKNNKFGKNIYPSNFQKGRLIGGATLNESIPLSEQEDLIVWMRTAALPTFRKLYGRIEKDINANDNVTVVIQNNYNTYSFGGSKALVLSTASWIGGKNNFIGMAYLTIGGLCLSLAMGFLVLYMVKRRNFADPSNLSWNR from the exons ATGCGAAGAAAAGCCCGTGTGGGCTGGGCCGGTGGGGCCCGCTGGTGGCGTGCCACCGCCGCCGAGCTCCTCCCCTCCCCTGCTGCCGCTGTCACTCCAAAACCGTCGCAGTCCTCCCTTCCTTGTGGGCTTCCCTCACCGCCGTCACCCAGCGCCGTCCACCACCCAGACCCCaaccccgccccctcctccacctccgcctcccacctCCCCCGTCGCGCCGGCGaccccggcctcctctcctccgcg ATGTATCCTTTGGAAATGGAGGGCAACTCGAACCCAAAGACGACCAACAAGCCCAAGT ATTCCAAGTTCACACAGCAGGAGCTTCCAGCATGCAAGCCACTACTCACACCTGAAATC GTCATTGCCGCCTTCGCGCTCATTGGCGCCCTGTTTGTTCCCATCGGGCTTGCGTCGCTGCATGCATCACGGCAG GTTGTCGAACTGGTGCATAGATATGATGCAAGTTGTGTGCCCGTGGATGACAAGGTTGGGTTCATCCAGAACTCCAGGACTGACAAAACATGCACAGTAACAATGACT GTGCCAAAATACATGAAGAGCCCAATCCATGTCTATTACCTGATCGACGGCTTCTATCAAAACCATCGAAG GTATGTGAGAAGTCGAAGTGACAAACAACTGCGGTATAAGAGTGCTGCACATTTGACATCAGATTGTGTGCCTGAAGGTGAGACCGCTGATCATGCTCCAATTGTTCCATGTGGCCTTGTTGCTTGGAGTTTGTTCAACGACACATATACAGTCCGGGTCAATGGAGTGGTTACTCAAGTGAATAAAAAGGACATAGCTTGGAAGAGTGACAAGAACAATAAATTCGGCAAGAATATCTATCCCAGTAACTTTCAGAAGGGAAGGCTTATAGGTGGTGCTACGCTAAATGAGAGCATACCA TTAAGTGAGCAAGAAGATCTCATTGTTTGGATGAGAACTGCTGCCCTCCCAACTTTCAGGAAGCTGTATGGCAGAATTGAGAAAGATATCAATGCAAATGATAATGTAACAGTGGTTATACAGAACAACTATAACACATATAGTTTTGGAGGATCAAAAGCGTTGGTCCTTTCTACTGCATCTTGGATTGGAGGGAAAAACAACTTCATTGGCATGGCATATCTGACTATTGGTGGTTTGTGCCTTTCCCTTGCTATGGGCTTCTTAGTTCTCTACATGGTTAAACGGAG GAACTTTGCAGACCCCTCGAACCTGTCATGGAATAGATGA